Proteins encoded together in one Anopheles darlingi chromosome 3, idAnoDarlMG_H_01, whole genome shotgun sequence window:
- the LOC125956129 gene encoding LOW QUALITY PROTEIN: cofilin/actin-depolymerizing factor homolog (The sequence of the model RefSeq protein was modified relative to this genomic sequence to represent the inferred CDS: inserted 1 base in 1 codon) translates to MILIFQLVXVLLLLLLLLGCLLCDDHRRSDPASTKRAVCVPVFFVASRLVNVIIFLLLLLLLLLANGVLASGVTVSDVCKTTYEEIKKDKKHRYVIFYIRDEKQIDVEVIGDRNAEYDSFLDDIQKGGPGECRYGLFDFEYMHQCQGTSESSKKQKLFLMSWCPDTAKVKKKMLYSSSFDALKKSLVGVQKYIQATDLSEASREAVEEKLRATDRQ, encoded by the exons ATGATCCTTATTTTCCAATTGG tcgtcctcctgctgctgctgctactgctagggTGTCTTCTCTGTGATGATCATCGTCGGAGCGATCCCGCCTC AACCAAGCGCGCCGTGTGCGTGCCCGTGTTCTTCGTCGCTTCACGTCTGGTGAACGTGATcatctttctgctgctgttgctgctgttgctgctggctaaTGGTGTGCTT GCTTCTGGAGTCACTGTATCCGATGTGTGTAAGACCACGTACGAGGAAATCAAGAAAGACAAGAAACACCGTTACGTGATTTTCTACATTCGCGATGAGAAACAGATCGACGTGGAGGTGATCGGCGATCGCAACGCCGAATACGATAGCTTTTTGGATGACATACAGAAGGGAGGACCGGGTGAATGCCG ATATGGTCTGTTTGACTTCGAATACATGCACCAGTGCCAAGGAACGTCCGAGAGttcgaagaagcagaagctctTCCTGATGTCCTGGTGCCCCGATACCGCCAAG GTCAAGAAGAAGATGTTGTACTCGAGCTCCTTCGACGCACTGAAGAAGTCGTTGGTGGGCGTCCAGAAATACATTCAGGCCACCGATCTGTCGGAAGCTTCGCGGGAAGCCGTCGAGGAGAAGCTGCGCGCCACTGATCGTCAATAA